A single Lactuca sativa cultivar Salinas chromosome 8, Lsat_Salinas_v11, whole genome shotgun sequence DNA region contains:
- the LOC111910999 gene encoding uncharacterized protein LOC111910999, which produces MEDQDPDPESEWAIQEYSPSKEGETTMVKWILNKGYSIGKKMVVTGIVMSSAPLVLPPLLVFSAMGVAFSLPFGLVYASYACTNTLMNKLFPTPASVSPLLLEYYPDEEEVDSKFDLHEGGDDYTNENEEGELRKENMTQEEEEARIWETEEGTESPNGCEQEVEALATNVDGDVDEKGYYIDDEAKGEDGPENVVQVEYHDLMEENEDEKEREDEDDVLQREYDIEVEEREQMEDINEGSEMADDEHKQTQEVSTTNSSGEDEQGYEEDDGEYLEGTDDSLQEERNKEEVNKDETEEIVKGSTGLLENLRDEGTIDGHESSASSNEVFEENKDDVEMIEPQLVIVKEIESQKLVKDGSKNEEMHRVVILSEGNEENNFNSREVEELDLVAREVVGDTRKEASDAKATKENMKKTSNDGSEDAMLKTNKEHLVRSDEDAREIGDESGLDLFDKRNTSIDFEILEGGDELKKNTVDDNEDVMSLPGFRHAPLDSDNVKVASKTDRKTPSREDVLEDEKIWEKIGAMRAIVGYKAPSEATFMEELKALYVFTGVEPLASFKGDSNSDRDEVNAKLKFLMSIVGVK; this is translated from the exons ATGGAAGATCAAGATCCAGATCCAGAGTCGGAATGGGCAATCCAAGAGTATTCACCTTCAAAAGAAGGTGAAACCACCATGGTGAAATGGATTTTGAACAAGGGATACAGTATTGGAAAGAAGATGGTCGTTACTGGTATTGTCATGTCATCTGCACCTCTGGTCCTTCCTCCACTCTTAGTTTTCTCGGCTATGGGGGTTGCCTTTTCTCTCCCTTTTGGGCTTGTATATGCGAGCTACGCCTGTACCAATACGCTCATGAACAAGTTATTCCCCACCCCAGCATCCGTATCCCCACTTTTGCTGGAGTATTATCCAGATGAAGAAGAAGTTGACTCCAAGTTCGACTTACATGAGGGTGGTGATGATTATACCAATGAAAATGAAGAAGGCGAGCTCAGAAAAGAAAATATGACACAAGAGGAGGAAGAAGCACGAATCTGGGAAACAGAAGAAGGGACTGAGAGCCCCAATGGTTGTGAACAAGAAGTGGAAGCTTTGGCAACAAATGTAGATGGAGATGTGGATGAAAAAGGTTATTATATCGATGATGAAGCAAAAGGAGAAGATGGACCTGAAAATGTGGTGCAAGTGGAATACCATGATTTAATGGAGGAGAATGAAGATGaaaaagaaagggaagatgaagatgatgtgcTACAAAGAGAATATGATATTGAAGTGGAGGAAAGAGAGCAAATGGAGGATATAAATGAAGGAAGCGAGATGGCTGATGATGAGCATAAGCAGACACAGGAGGTGTCGACCACAAACTCCAGTGGTGAGGATGAGCAAgggtatgaagaagatgatggagAGTATCTGGAAGGAACAGATGATAGTTTACAGGAAGAAAGAAACAAGGAGGAAGTAAACAAAGATGAAACGGAAGAGATAGTGAAGGGAAGTACTGGATTGTTGGAAAATTTAAGAGATGAAGGGACAATCGATGGACATGAAAGTAGTGCTTCTTCGAATGAAGTTTTTGAAGAAAACAAGGATGATGTTGAGATGATAGAACCTCAACTGGTTATAGTCAAAGAGATTGAATCCCAGAAACTTGTAAAGGATGGAAGTAAGAATGAGGAGATGCATAGAGTTGTGATTTTGTCCGAAGGAAATGAGGAAAATAATTTCAATTCAAGAGAAGTTGAAGAATTAGATCTGGTGGCAAGAGAAGTGGTTGGAGATACCAGAAAAGAGGCGTCCGATGCAAAAGCAAcgaaagaaaatatgaagaaaacaTCCAATGATGGAAGTGAAGATGCCATGTTGAAAACAAACAAAGAACATTTGGTTCGTTCAGATGAAGATGCGAGAGAAATTGGCGATGAGAGTGGCTTggatttgtttgataaaagaaacaCAAGCATCGACTTTGAGATTCTTGAAG GTGGTGATGAATTGAAAAAGAACACTGTGGATGACAATGAGGATGTCATGTCACTTCCTGGTTTCAGACATGCACCATTGGATTCAGACAATGTTAAAGTCGCCTCTAAAACCGATAGAAAAACACCATCCAGAGAG GATGTTTTGGAAGATGAGAAGATCTGGGAAAAGATAGGGGCAATGAGGGCGATTGTGGGATACAAAGCACCAAGTGAAGCAACATTTATGGAGGAACTGAAGGCTCTgtatgtgttcaccggtgtagaGCCACTGGCATCTTTTAAAGGGGATTCAAATTCAGACAGAGATGAAGTGAATGCCAAGCTCAAGTTCCTCATGTCAATTGTTGGGGTCAAGTAA
- the LOC111910998 gene encoding protein PELOTA 1, with the protein MKIVRRDFVPNGPGSVKMIPDESDDLWLAYNLIAPGDTVMAVTIRKVLREAASGSREAERVKLKLEIKVENVDYDKEGAVLRIRGKNILENEHVKIGQFHTLEIELHRPFVLRKVLWDSLTIDALQQAADPSASADLAVVLMQEGLAHILLVGKSVTITRSRIEASIPRKHGPSVAGYDKALNKFYENVLQAFVKHIDFKVVRCAVIASPGFSKDQFHRHLMLEAERRNLRDIIENKSRIILVHSTSGYKHSLREVLDAPNVMNIIKDTKAAQEVRVLKDFFTMLTNDPHRACYGPKHVEVAHERMAVQTLLITDDLFRSSDVATRQKYVNFVNTVKDSGGNAHIFSSMHVSGEQLAQLTGIAAILRFPLPDLDDIEM; encoded by the exons ATGAAGATCGTTCGGAGAGATTTTGTTCCCAATGGCCCTGGCAGCGTCAAG ATGATTCCCGATGAATCAGACGATTTGTGGCTCGCTTATAATTTAATTGCGCCGGGTGATACTGTCATGGCTGTTACAATCAG AAAAGTTCTTAGAGAAGCAGCTTCTGGATCAAGAGAAGCAGAACGTGTGAAACTAAAACTTGAAATCAAAGTTGAG AATGTTGATTATGACAAGGAAGGTGCTGTACTGAGAATACGTGGGAAGAACATTCTAGAAAACGAACATGTTAAA ATAGGGCAGTTTCATACACTTGAAATTGAACTGCATCGGCCTTTTGTGTTAAGAAAGGTGTTATGGGACTCACTCACCATAGATGCACTTCAACAAGCTGCAG ATCCTTCTGCCAGTGCTGATCTGGCAGTGGTGCTTATGCAAGAAGGATTGGCACATATTCTCCTTGTGGGTAAAAG tgtGACCATAACCCGTTCTCGAATAGAAGCTTCAATTCCTCGCAAGCATGGGCCTTCTGTAGCTGGTTATGACAAA GCTTTGAATAAGTTCTATGAGAATGTCCTACAG GCATTTGTGAAGCATATTGACTTCAAGGTTGTTCGATGTGCTGTAATTGCAAGTCCAGGATTCAGTAAGGACCAATTTCATCGGCATTTAATGTTGGAAGCAGAAAGGAGAAATTTGAGGGACATAATTGAGAACAAATCACGCATCATTCTTGTACACTCCACTTCAGGATACAA ACATAGTTTAAGAGAGGTTCTTGATGCTCCAAATGTGATGAATATTATCAAAGATACAAAAGCAGCCCAAGAGGTGCGAGTTCTCAAGGATTTCTTCACTATGCTTACTAAT GATCCACATCGTGCATGTTATGGACCAAAGCATGTTGAGGTTGCCCATGAAAGAATGGCTGTTCAGACATTACTTATCACTGATGACCTTTTCAG GAGTTCTGATGTAGCAACAAGGCAAAAATATGTGAATTTTGTCAACACGGTCAAAGACTCTGGGGGCAACGCTCATATCTTTTCGTCCATGCATGTTTCTGGGGAGC AACTGGCACAGCTGACAGGAATTGCTGCAATACTTAGGTTCCCATTGCCAGACCTTGACGATATTGAGATGTGA